A genomic segment from Malus domestica chromosome 05, GDT2T_hap1 encodes:
- the LOC103448428 gene encoding protein CASPARIAN STRIP INTEGRITY FACTOR 1: MAFMFLKKFIILFILISASFLSTAFAAGRKSMSVNKFAKEMDATTEEMLGKPLNHKEVARIHERLLRANTKDYGRYDPAPALVKPPFKLIPN, from the exons ATGGCTTTCATGTTCCTCAAGAAGTTCATCATCCTCTTTATTCTGATTTCAGCATCATTTTTATCAACCGCTTTTGCAGCAG GTCGAAAATCGATGTCTGTCAACAAGTTTGCCAAAGAAATGGATGCAACTACAGAG GAAATGTTAGGGAAGCCATTGAACCACAAAGAAGTAGCCAGAATCCATGAAAGGCTGCTTAGAGCTAACACCAAAGACTATGGGCGATATGATCCAGCACCAGCTCTTGTTAAGCCTCCTTTCAAGCTCATTCCGAACTGA